The genomic DNA CGTCGATAACGAGAGACACTAACCAAGGCATCACACAGATGTGGTTGGGAAACTGtcttcactctctctgtctgtctctctgtctgaatCTTATCTCGGAAGTGTGCCAAATACTAGTTTCGGGCTTCCTAGGGTTATCTTCCCAAATCCAGAGTAAAGTACAATAAAGAAGATCTTACCCGAAGAGGTTTATAGTGGATCAATTGCTTGAGCTGTGACCTCATACAGGATGCAtaaaagcagagcagaactCCAGGATTATGATCACTCTGCTGCGACATTAAATGTTTTGTCTTAGGGGCTGGCTCCAGGTGGTTCCAGCTGGAAGCTTGGCACGCTTCACACTCGCTTATCGCAGCATATCCTAGCCCTTAGGGTGTGAGAGCTAGTTTTGGAAATAAACGCCAGCGgttaaacaacagcaacaacaacagatagttgattcattttgttttttcgaaCCGAACCAATgtggtggcagccagcagcagcaggagagtgCCGAGATCACACCATGTGTTGGTTCTTCCGCCAATTGCAGACGCTTCACGGGAGCGGGGCACCGCCTACAAGTGCCAGAAATAGATGGATCTGAGCATGGAGAAGAAGAGTGTACAAAAAGGAGGATTCTCTCGTCACTCTCCACAGAAGTGCTCTAATTGTGCTACAGATCGGACGTCGTTCGTTGATTTCGTGTTTACGTTCGGTTTAGCTTCAGTTACGGATTTCACTTGGATATTATAcgatttccatttttttgccAGTGAATTATTATATCCACATTTTGAAGAGTGCCATTGATCACATAATGCCACGCAAGAAGCGTTCCTCCAGCCCTCTGGATTTCTACGATGAGGACTTCGATGAGGATGCCAGTTCGCAAAGTAAGCAGAACACTCCCGTGTGCCTgtgaaaaggaaaggaagttTCAGTCATAATTATACCATAAATTACCTTTTTTAGGCTCTCAGCCGCCGGTGCAACGGAATGCAGCAAATGCCAGGGAACGCATGCGTATGAGGGTCCTGTCAAGTGCATACGGACGCCTGAAGACCAAATTGCCCAACATTCCGCCCGACACGAAGCTCTCAAAGTTGGACACGTTACGTTTGGCGACGCTCTACATTAAACAGCTAATTACGGCAGTCGAGAcgggcagccacagccacagccatagccacagccactcgaACAGCAGCGGAATGGATGCCCTGGACACGAGTCACATGCCAGAGGCGTCACACAGTTGCGGCAGTGGCGGGGCCAACGTGGGAGGAGGAAGCATAGGCGGaggcaatttccatttccacaatGGAGGCCACAGCGGCATGGTAAGTGTCACTGCAATGGCAATCTCTCTCGCGATCCGCTCCCAGTCCTACTCTGCACAAGTTAAGTGATGTCAGTGGCACCACTTAACGCTGCATTCAGCATGCGTCCACCTGCAGCTGGGCGCCGTCAAATGCCACGCCTGACAGGTGTCATAAGGGATTCCGATCCACGTTAATcgttcatcatcatcataaaaTTGCGTATAGCTAGAATAGTTTTTAGGCCAATTAATTAGGGAACAACAACAGGTCAAGGAGATCTTTATAGTGATTGATTTCTCATATATCTCTTATCATTTTAACTAGAGCAAAGTTCactatctctatctctgcctCAGGAAAGAGTTATAAATTCTCCCCCAATCTTGAGGGTTCTTCTGATAGTAGAAGCCGTCGGCAGCATATTTCAGCCTATATCCGCTGCACAGTGAAGATTAGATTGGACCATTCTAGGCTCCTGGTTAACCACATTAAATGGCCACAAGATGAGGCAATATTCATGCAGTTTCATATTTATTGGGCAACATCTGCTCCGGCGTGGAAGTATTTCCTACTTTCTGTAGTCAGAGGTGGGCCCCGGCCACATCCCCTGCCCTTCCTCCTGTGCAGGCCAGTCGGTGGCAGTCAGAGTCAGTGCGCGGCCCCCCCACTAGAAGAGCGACATTCAAATCACATTTTGTGATTTcagtttgcctttgctttcctGTAATTCGATACTTTTGtgaatttcaaaaatattaaatatgagtGACAGGCTGGCTCATGGAGACAGTCTGCGGAGGGACCGCGCAGGCAACATTAGTTAgtctttgctttatttttaaagaTGTTCGACTTTGATGCGCCCAAAGTGAATGACATCCAAGGGAAAAGTGTCGCCGCGACGGAtcagagcagaccagaccacgGCCATGCAGAGAAGAACAATTTTCTCATTTGgataattgtaattaaaagttgTGTGCCTAACCAGATACTTATCTTCTCCAAAATGGAGGAGGTTTACACAATCTGTCTGTACAGATTCATGGCATACCGCCTGGCTACTTATCCAAATAGAAGCAATTGTTTACTCAATTGAATGCGTGAAAATATCAGCAAATATTTCCCCGTCTTGTGCCCATATGGTAGCAGATCTCTCAAATCGTTCCACTTCTCAGCCCCTTTTCCGTTCCAGCACCCTAATTTATCCCACCCTCACGCACGCGCCGCTAAAAGTTGACATGTGAACGCTGACGATCAGCAGCTTCTGCTGGGAATATACGcaacgtaacgtaacgtaaccCGTTGGCTCGGTTTCCCGCGATCCCTTTTCCCACACGCGGCCCTATATGGGCTGCAACTGGGTGTCTGTGTCTTCTGTCCTCTGTCCGCAAGTGTTTGGCTGGgctgtttatgtttttatagATTCGTTAATGAGGCTGTTATTGTTGATCTATGAAAACATTTCCAAGAGGAGCCACTAAAAACAATCAAAGTTGtataaacaaacaaaggcgctgctgtcgttgtcggTTGTCTCTTGTCGGTTGTCGTCATATATTGTTCCATTTATAGCCATGCGGTTTTCCTCTGCCTCTATAATTTATGAaaacatccacatccacatttcCTTCCAGAGCTGGCCCTTTGAGTTCCATCAGAGCAATCGCAGCCTGCCATTTGGCGCCTCCGCCTCCCGCATGGACTGGCAGTCGCTGCAGGCCCAGTCCTATCCCAAATCCGCACGCATCGAGTTGGACGTTCCTGCTGATCTCAGTTACGCGCAGTTGCAGGAATCGCATGGCCACTGGTACCCTTCGGAAATGCATCAGATGGAGGTGACGGCCACTATCAATGGTTGCGCCTATGAAACCGCCACAGCGGGAATGGGACAACACCAACGCAGCATAGCAATAGCTACCAGCCATGCCCATGGCttataaaatgcatttaaaataatatatgaATGGTGTTCTCACTCAGCTCAAGCCAAATGTAACTTACTAACTAATCGTATTTGTATTCAATCGTGATTTAACTGTACTATTacttacaaatttataattattttaatagcAAATATATGTCATTATCAACACTGAATCTTCGCGCCACATTTTGGGCACTGATTTTTTTATATACTGCAGCCATGGTAAATTGGAGACCCTGGTAAACAGCTGATGGCACAAACAAAGAgattttgtaaacaaaagcTGATAATATTTCTTTCATGCTCACCACGAAACTTGTATGCCCTTAACGAAGCAAgaacagtttcagtttcagcagTTTCATGGCTAGTAAAAGCACAATCAattagaaatttaaatgatGGAGCGGGAAAAACGTTTTGGTGGAAATATAAGATTAAAATAGTACAGTAAATGAGACTAACAGTACTCGGTGGACCAACGGTACGCCAAAGCCTAAATATGGCGAACCATAGAGTATTGCCATCGCGTATTTACGAGACAACAAGAATTGCAAGTGGATTTACTCACAATTATCTCGAAACACAATAAATTACATGTATTCGAGCACATACAGTGCGACGCGGTTAAAGTTCACGTTCGGGAGTCGCGATTAGATTTCGAATACGCTTTAGAAGTGCAGCTAATCGGAATTAACGTTTGTCCACTCCACACAGTTATTAGTTACTAGTAGCACGGGTAGCACTCAACAAGCACTTAAAAGTTGTTTCTTTAGTTAGTCAGTACGCGCTCTCCGACGAGGACGGAAGCTTTGTTGGCTGTGCACACGCGAATCCAAGCCCGGGAATCGAGAACCTGTTTTACGTATCCGCCCAGTACGAAACCTGCATCGAAATGCCATCCAAAGAAGTGAATCCCGATCTACTAAAGGAGCGCCAAACAGCTACCTTTGATCCCCATGAGTTTTCGGTATTCTGGGCTGGTGGGGAGGAGAGAtacaaagagaagaaaagccTTGGTAAGTCTCCGCTC from Drosophila subobscura isolate 14011-0131.10 chromosome E, UCBerk_Dsub_1.0, whole genome shotgun sequence includes the following:
- the LOC117890224 gene encoding neurogenic differentiation factor 2 — its product is MPRKKRSSSPLDFYDEDFDEDASSQSSQPPVQRNAANARERMRMRVLSSAYGRLKTKLPNIPPDTKLSKLDTLRLATLYIKQLITAVETGSHSHSHSHSHSNSSGMDALDTSHMPEASHSCGSGGANVGGGSIGGGNFHFHNGGHSGMSWPFEFHQSNRSLPFGASASRMDWQSLQAQSYPKSARIELDVPADLSYAQLQESHGHWYPSEMHQMEVTATINGCAYETATAGMGQHQRSIAIATSHAHGL